The following proteins come from a genomic window of Nitrosopumilaceae archaeon AB1(1):
- a CDS encoding type II toxin-antitoxin system RelE/ParE family toxin gives MEQGKRHGLIFEIKLHKNVEKTLKKMKKHDPKLLSEIRVRFESLKKNPNLGKKLKGDLEKIYSISIKKFDFRILYIKEKKDIIIILAIGHRRNIYDNMKQYLELLKV, from the coding sequence ATGGAACAAGGTAAAAGACACGGTCTAATTTTTGAGATCAAACTACACAAAAATGTTGAAAAAACACTAAAGAAAATGAAAAAACATGACCCTAAATTATTATCAGAGATAAGAGTCAGGTTTGAATCTCTAAAGAAAAATCCAAATCTTGGAAAAAAATTAAAGGGTGACCTTGAGAAAATATATTCCATCTCTATCAAGAAATTTGATTTTCGAATATTATACATTAAAGAAAAAAAAGATATAATCATCATATTAGCAATAGGTCACAGAAGAAATATTTATGACAATATGAAACAATATTTAGAATTATTAAAAGTTTAA
- a CDS encoding lyase: MKKRTKGILAFAFFGGLMLTSGVVIGIPGLIPEPDDSIGDGVSGDPNSYSIDEQIRFCESSTAKTTPYITEYKISTWCVQPLAIFVDDSSNVWFTQTNTGGLGMFDPKTETFTDYPNPQWTSDSRSMMWGIDSSSDGNIWFTDDSFDSIWQFDPVMNTYTMIPFPVETRSLPQKLSIINSSIIINDFTGAKLALLDIADAKSMDTEYSLLPSPVENSFTSDVALDSNGSLWFTNWVFQKGGVLSNIPFDSFRDDLDSVLTNSSKAYPFPPGLTTPNGLVADKNDNIWIVDTSSNFFFKFDPIKETFTRYVTSIPTVSTYGNVTGVIVNPVSRPYWIDVTDDNLLVFNEQTANRIGVFDPESEVLVEYLIPSMNPFWADCQIMKNCGLAQVFDFAIDGDLIWFTEWVENNIGVVDTSIPLPYTLNFNDTDVVIPRGTVGTVSATLEKVADQTGGTVSPTSNIFSPLSDIVIIPFGSDPEDAALRNTINYNIVVSDTALIGKHRVLLGGDAGNVSVSQFITITVT; this comes from the coding sequence GTGAAAAAACGAACAAAAGGAATTTTAGCATTTGCATTTTTTGGTGGTCTAATGTTGACATCAGGAGTTGTGATAGGTATACCAGGATTAATTCCAGAGCCTGATGATTCTATTGGTGACGGTGTATCTGGAGATCCTAATAGTTATTCTATTGATGAGCAGATTCGCTTTTGTGAATCTAGTACGGCAAAGACCACCCCCTATATTACAGAATATAAAATATCAACTTGGTGTGTTCAACCTTTGGCAATATTTGTGGATGACTCCTCTAATGTGTGGTTTACACAAACAAATACTGGTGGACTGGGAATGTTTGATCCTAAAACTGAAACGTTTACTGATTATCCAAATCCACAGTGGACTTCTGATTCACGTTCGATGATGTGGGGTATAGATTCATCCTCTGATGGAAACATTTGGTTCACCGATGATAGTTTTGATTCTATTTGGCAATTTGATCCTGTTATGAATACTTATACTATGATCCCATTCCCTGTTGAGACTCGTTCCTTACCACAAAAATTAAGCATAATAAACTCTTCAATTATTATTAATGATTTTACAGGTGCTAAATTAGCTCTATTGGATATAGCAGATGCAAAATCCATGGATACTGAATACTCTCTACTTCCGTCTCCTGTAGAAAATTCCTTTACTAGTGATGTTGCTCTTGACTCTAATGGTTCTCTTTGGTTTACAAACTGGGTATTTCAAAAAGGTGGTGTACTCTCCAACATACCTTTCGACTCATTCCGTGATGATTTAGATTCTGTATTGACCAATAGTTCTAAGGCATATCCTTTTCCCCCTGGTCTGACCACGCCAAATGGATTGGTGGCAGATAAAAATGACAATATTTGGATTGTAGATACATCTAGTAACTTTTTCTTTAAATTTGATCCCATCAAAGAGACTTTTACTAGATATGTTACATCAATTCCCACTGTATCTACGTATGGTAATGTTACTGGCGTAATTGTTAATCCTGTTTCTAGACCTTATTGGATAGATGTTACTGATGATAACCTTCTTGTATTCAATGAGCAAACTGCAAATCGTATAGGCGTATTTGATCCTGAATCTGAGGTTCTAGTCGAGTATCTGATACCCTCGATGAATCCATTTTGGGCTGATTGTCAAATAATGAAAAATTGTGGATTGGCTCAAGTATTTGACTTTGCTATAGATGGAGATTTAATATGGTTTACAGAATGGGTTGAAAATAATATCGGTGTTGTAGATACGTCAATACCACTACCTTACACGTTAAACTTCAATGATACAGATGTCGTCATTCCACGTGGAACAGTAGGAACTGTATCTGCCACGCTTGAAAAAGTTGCAGATCAAACAGGTGGTACAGTATCTCCAACATCCAACATATTCTCTCCGTTATCTGATATTGTCATTATACCATTTGGTTCTGATCCAGAAGATGCTGCTTTACGAAATACCATAAATTATAATATAGTTGTATCTGATACTGCTCTTATCGGCAAACACAGAGTACTACTAGGTGGAGATGCAGGTAATGTGTCTGTATCACAATTTATTACAATAACTGTTACATAA
- the pth2 gene encoding peptidyl-tRNA hydrolase Pth2, protein MADFKQVIAVRTDLGMGKGKIAAQVGHACVMAADKARRNYSDWYDSWWPSQVKIVVRASGISDIIKLKRSAAEMDIPWAEVSDAGHTQLEPGTVTCICLGPADGNRIDDITGDMRLL, encoded by the coding sequence ATGGCTGATTTCAAACAAGTGATTGCTGTTCGTACTGATCTAGGTATGGGCAAAGGTAAGATTGCCGCTCAAGTAGGTCATGCATGTGTAATGGCTGCCGATAAAGCCAGACGTAATTATTCTGATTGGTATGATTCGTGGTGGCCATCTCAAGTGAAAATAGTAGTTCGAGCATCTGGTATCTCTGATATTATTAAACTCAAGCGATCTGCTGCAGAAATGGATATTCCGTGGGCTGAGGTATCTGATGCAGGGCATACTCAGCTTGAACCGGGTACAGTAACGTGCATCTGTTTGGGACCAGCAGATGGGAACAGAATTGACGATATAACTGGCGATATGCGTCTTTTATAG
- a CDS encoding NAD(P)/FAD-dependent oxidoreductase, whose amino-acid sequence MYDVIVVGGSIAGLLCAREIAKNHSVLVVEEDHEIGTPEHCGGLVSRKGLDSIDVPIQRSASRVNKARLYAPSGKNLEINSMAQNILQIDCRELDKQVAIQAQENGAEIMVGNKFLKFSNNIVHTSQEDFECKCMVDARGIQALANNDREGFLSSAQYQVYADWIDGETVEIYLDQKLYPGFFAWVIPIGKHVGKVGIAGKKINAEKTVEKFMESRGKYSIMRKIFAPIWIKGPIKQFVTNNVITIGDAAGQTKPTTAGGIYSAGMGGILAGNAIDKFLKSQNSEELNQYKIQWHKMFGAEFEKQFLGRKILEKLDNSTIDSLFSAISPEMIQDMAKSEDFDFHSGMLIKMLGVKGTFKIAQMLLGSEFKKLLK is encoded by the coding sequence ATGTATGATGTAATAGTGGTAGGTGGCAGTATTGCAGGGCTACTATGTGCAAGAGAGATTGCAAAAAATCATTCAGTATTAGTTGTAGAAGAAGATCATGAGATTGGAACACCAGAGCATTGTGGAGGTCTTGTTAGTAGGAAAGGATTGGATTCCATTGATGTTCCTATACAAAGGAGCGCCAGTAGAGTGAATAAAGCTAGATTGTATGCACCTAGTGGGAAAAATTTGGAGATAAATTCTATGGCACAAAATATACTCCAAATTGATTGCAGAGAACTTGATAAACAAGTAGCAATTCAGGCACAAGAGAATGGCGCAGAGATTATGGTTGGAAATAAATTTTTAAAATTTTCAAATAATATAGTACATACCAGTCAGGAAGATTTTGAGTGTAAATGTATGGTTGATGCTAGAGGCATACAGGCACTAGCAAACAACGACAGAGAGGGATTTTTATCTTCTGCACAATATCAGGTGTATGCGGATTGGATTGATGGCGAAACTGTAGAAATTTATCTCGATCAAAAATTATATCCTGGGTTCTTTGCATGGGTTATTCCCATTGGAAAACATGTTGGCAAGGTTGGCATTGCAGGTAAAAAAATTAATGCAGAGAAGACAGTAGAGAAATTCATGGAGAGTAGAGGTAAATATTCAATCATGAGAAAAATATTTGCACCTATTTGGATCAAAGGTCCAATCAAGCAATTTGTTACTAATAATGTAATAACAATAGGTGATGCAGCTGGACAGACAAAACCTACAACTGCAGGAGGCATATATTCAGCAGGGATGGGAGGCATACTAGCAGGAAATGCAATTGATAAATTTTTAAAATCTCAAAATAGTGAAGAGTTGAATCAATATAAAATACAATGGCACAAGATGTTTGGTGCAGAATTTGAAAAGCAGTTTTTGGGGAGAAAAATCCTAGAAAAACTTGATAATTCCACCATAGATTCACTATTTTCTGCAATATCACCTGAAATGATACAAGATATGGCAAAAAGTGAAGATTTTGACTTTCATAGTGGAATGCTGATCAAGATGCTAGGTGTAAAAGGAACTTTCAAGATTGCACAGATGTTACTTGGTAGTGAATTTAAAAAATTATTAAAATAA
- the truD gene encoding tRNA pseudouridine(13) synthase TruD — MLPKIDQEIGMDVYSTNFVGCGGRIKEKNEDFQVVELLSKSILEDINSKGKYTVYNLKKNGIDTTHALNLVRNKTGMNLKALGLKDAHAMTEQYVCTTRTQTGNKLVNTDKVSISQIGFVNKPFSKKDMIGNQFTIKINDIKSDIASLNDEIILNFYGYQRFGSKRPVSHKIGKAIIQGDFQLAVETLLGATSEYDTTENNKTRQRLAENSISYEEIPKGMDLERMIYRKMTECGDYLVALRNIPVSMRRFFVQAYQSFLFNKTLSRIYKDEISLEAKDGDVCFNSDGKIGKYNFKADDKLAIPFVGYSYYKKTRFHEIISEVLQEENIKPADFFTKQIQEAGNEGGFREALIMHQNFTVTNNIISFMLTRGSFATILLREIMKPENPLESGF; from the coding sequence ATGCTTCCTAAAATAGATCAAGAGATTGGCATGGATGTGTATAGTACTAATTTTGTAGGTTGTGGCGGTCGTATAAAGGAGAAAAATGAAGATTTTCAAGTTGTAGAATTATTATCTAAATCTATTCTAGAGGATATAAACTCAAAAGGCAAATACACAGTATATAATTTGAAAAAAAATGGGATAGATACAACACACGCTTTGAATTTAGTTAGAAATAAGACTGGTATGAATCTAAAAGCACTTGGTCTCAAAGATGCACACGCAATGACAGAACAATATGTCTGTACAACAAGAACACAAACTGGAAATAAATTAGTAAACACAGACAAGGTAAGCATATCACAAATTGGATTTGTAAATAAACCATTTTCAAAAAAAGATATGATAGGAAATCAATTTACTATAAAGATCAACGATATTAAATCAGATATTGCAAGTTTGAATGATGAAATAATTTTAAATTTTTATGGATATCAAAGATTTGGATCAAAGAGACCGGTTAGCCACAAAATCGGCAAAGCCATCATACAAGGAGATTTTCAATTGGCAGTGGAGACACTTTTAGGGGCTACATCAGAATATGATACAACAGAGAATAATAAAACAAGACAGAGATTAGCAGAGAATAGTATATCGTATGAGGAGATTCCAAAGGGCATGGATTTAGAGAGGATGATTTATCGAAAAATGACAGAGTGTGGAGATTATCTTGTGGCATTACGCAATATACCAGTATCTATGAGGAGATTTTTTGTTCAAGCCTATCAATCCTTTCTATTCAACAAGACACTGAGTAGAATATACAAAGATGAGATATCATTGGAGGCCAAAGATGGAGATGTCTGTTTTAATTCAGATGGAAAAATTGGAAAATATAATTTTAAAGCAGATGATAAACTTGCAATTCCATTTGTCGGATATTCCTATTACAAAAAGACAAGATTTCATGAAATAATATCAGAGGTTTTACAAGAAGAGAATATTAAACCAGCCGATTTTTTCACAAAACAGATACAAGAGGCAGGTAATGAGGGAGGGTTCAGAGAGGCACTAATCATGCATCAAAATTTTACAGTAACTAATAATATCATATCATTTATGTTAACAAGAGGTTCATTTGCAACTATACTTTTACGAGAGATTATGAAACCTGAAAATCCACTAGAGTCAGGATTTTAA
- a CDS encoding CFI-box-CTERM domain-containing protein, which translates to MQRLLFTKYLGKSADDKKLVEIIASPSSDDAFVTISSSKLGVIATQLSLTQPYSDRVVYLGLVSSDERFVSVKASVYSNTFFTSEQKLVDISQPTGSITFDSTLPVASTGTIKDDKTIMDDKTIVDNDTMMDNDTMMDNDTMMDNDTMMDNDTMMDDDTMMDNKTIMDNKTIMDNKTIMDNKTMKDDNSTTTTTEGGCLIATAVYGTELSQQVQMLREIRDTTLMTSLPGISFITSFNQIYYTFSPIIADAERENPLLREIIQTILYPLLSSVSIMTMADDSENSVLALGLLVIAINLLIYVGLPTLAFVYLHKKIKSVKLVS; encoded by the coding sequence TTGCAGAGGCTATTATTCACAAAGTATCTTGGGAAGTCAGCTGATGATAAAAAACTAGTTGAAATTATTGCTAGCCCATCCTCTGATGATGCTTTTGTTACTATTAGTAGTTCCAAACTAGGGGTAATTGCAACTCAACTCTCCCTAACACAGCCCTACTCTGACAGAGTCGTCTATTTGGGTCTAGTGTCTTCTGATGAACGCTTTGTATCTGTAAAGGCTAGCGTATACTCTAATACTTTCTTTACAAGTGAACAAAAATTAGTAGATATTTCTCAACCCACCGGTTCCATCACTTTTGATTCTACACTACCTGTTGCATCTACCGGTACCATAAAGGATGATAAAACCATAATGGACGATAAAACCATAGTGGATAATGATACTATGATGGATAATGATACCATGATGGATAATGATACCATGATGGATAATGATACCATGATGGATAATGATACCATGATGGATGATGATACTATGATGGACAATAAAACAATAATGGACAATAAAACCATAATGGACAATAAAACCATAATGGACAATAAAACCATGAAGGATGATAACTCTACTACTACCACTACTGAAGGTGGTTGTCTAATCGCAACAGCAGTATATGGAACTGAGCTTTCACAACAAGTACAAATGCTCAGAGAGATACGTGATACAACTTTAATGACTAGTCTACCTGGAATATCATTTATAACATCATTCAACCAAATCTATTACACCTTTTCACCTATAATTGCAGATGCTGAGCGTGAAAACCCTCTACTGCGTGAAATAATTCAGACTATTCTATATCCTCTACTCTCTAGTGTCTCTATAATGACGATGGCAGATGACTCGGAGAATAGTGTGTTGGCTTTGGGATTACTTGTAATTGCTATCAACTTGCTAATTTATGTTGGTCTACCAACATTGGCATTTGTTTATCTACATAAAAAAATTAAATCTGTCAAACTCGTATCTTAA
- a CDS encoding DUF5011 domain-containing protein encodes MTHPTLSKTPLLMITLLVTIGGDTVNSSLVGNYTVTYDSVDSAGNNATQVNRLVIVSDTIPPVITLNGNSTITLFVGATYNEQNATTDDDSPVTIGGDTVNSSLMGNYTVTYDSVDSAGNNATQVVRTVIISDAPDNTPPVITLIGNATVYVELDSSYSEQNATTDDGSPVTIGGDTVNSSLVGNYTVTYDSVDSAGNNATQVNRLVIVSDTTPPVITLNGNSTITLFVGATYNEQNATTDDGSLVTIGGDTVNSSLVGNYTVTYDSVDSAGNNATQVNRTIVVRDTTPPTVVGTPIYNTVTNTLTITFSENVTITDSLEFVLSGSNNFSGVINYTNNPTLVVTYPSAVSRSYIINQATLSNNLTLTGLGITDAANNSLVAVILGYTTLYSPIITLDGNATIYVEQGTSYSELGAATHDGSTIVIGGDTVNPDTLGNYTITYDSTNSVGDAIQVNRTVIVRDTIAPTVVGTPVYDAQTHTLSITFSENVSITNPSQLLIGFVFPSNVNYTNNPTLVLTFNSTATESIFNVFIESVDGTRVTINANSIVDTANNGILTNNPSFSVQNIISSDDQVLSPATIHVDAPLILTPEHQNVTINYVATTLNTTNITAGLTAKLVSTNVITVMIPTSTIITHDGTWDSQFLAPRTATITIPSTTVGQTTTSHVTITVITLGDVTIDLNLGDTVASIVFENQGGNNHNIYYVNTIGSTPTQISSCGTSNIAEINTLLTTTSTNECFVDDNTHVTIYTTHLSTYALTSSTGATSTQVPAPIPFTSSGDGSSSGGGGAGRIFTGGQAPIIAEAIIHKVSWEVS; translated from the coding sequence TTGACTCATCCTACTCTGAGCAAAACGCCACTACTGATGATAACTCTACTAGTAACAATTGGTGGTGACACTGTAAATTCATCTCTCGTGGGAAATTATACCGTCACCTATGACTCTGTTGATTCAGCAGGAAATAATGCCACCCAAGTGAATAGGCTTGTAATTGTTAGTGACACTATTCCCCCAGTAATCACACTGAATGGCAATAGTACCATAACACTATTTGTTGGCGCTACATATAATGAGCAAAACGCCACTACTGATGATGACTCTCCAGTAACAATTGGTGGTGACACTGTAAATTCATCTCTCATGGGAAATTATACCGTCACCTATGACTCTGTTGATTCAGCAGGAAATAATGCCACCCAAGTTGTTAGAACTGTGATAATTTCTGATGCACCAGATAATACTCCCCCAGTAATCACACTAATTGGTAATGCTACTGTTTATGTAGAACTTGACTCATCCTACTCTGAGCAAAACGCCACTACTGATGATGGCTCTCCAGTAACAATTGGTGGTGACACTGTAAATTCATCTCTCGTGGGAAATTATACCGTCACCTATGACTCTGTTGATTCAGCAGGAAATAATGCCACCCAAGTGAATAGGCTTGTAATTGTTAGTGACACTACTCCCCCAGTAATCACACTGAATGGCAATAGTACCATAACACTATTTGTTGGCGCTACATATAATGAGCAAAACGCCACTACTGATGATGGTTCTCTAGTAACAATTGGTGGTGACACTGTAAATTCATCTCTCGTGGGAAATTATACCGTCACCTATGACTCTGTTGATTCAGCAGGAAATAATGCCACCCAAGTGAATAGAACTATAGTTGTTCGTGACACTACTCCACCAACAGTCGTTGGTACCCCGATTTATAATACTGTGACAAACACTCTAACCATTACATTTAGTGAAAATGTAACTATAACTGACTCATTAGAATTTGTTTTATCTGGTTCCAATAACTTTTCTGGTGTTATTAATTATACAAACAATCCTACTTTGGTTGTAACTTATCCTTCGGCTGTATCCCGATCTTACATTATAAATCAAGCAACTCTTAGCAATAATTTGACTCTTACTGGACTTGGCATCACAGATGCTGCAAATAATAGTCTAGTTGCTGTGATACTGGGATATACCACCTTATATTCACCAATCATTACACTGGATGGTAATGCTACTATTTACGTAGAGCAAGGCACATCCTACTCTGAACTGGGAGCTGCCACTCATGATGGCTCTACAATAGTCATTGGCGGTGACACTGTAAATCCTGATACCTTGGGCAACTATACCATCACATACGACTCTACGAATTCGGTAGGAGATGCTATCCAAGTGAATAGAACTGTAATTGTTCGTGACACTATTGCCCCAACAGTCGTTGGTACTCCAGTATATGATGCTCAAACACACACTCTATCCATTACATTTAGTGAAAATGTAAGTATAACTAATCCATCACAATTGCTTATAGGATTCGTTTTCCCTTCTAATGTTAATTATACAAACAATCCTACTCTGGTTCTAACTTTTAACAGCACAGCCACCGAATCTATATTTAACGTTTTTATCGAGTCAGTTGATGGTACTCGGGTAACTATTAATGCAAATTCAATTGTAGATACTGCAAATAATGGTATACTTACTAATAACCCATCATTCAGTGTCCAAAACATCATTTCATCAGACGATCAGGTATTATCTCCTGCCACTATTCATGTGGACGCACCATTAATTCTCACACCTGAACATCAAAATGTTACTATCAATTATGTCGCTACTACTTTAAACACTACTAATATCACTGCAGGATTAACTGCCAAACTTGTATCTACTAATGTCATTACAGTCATGATACCTACTAGTACTATTATTACTCATGATGGTACTTGGGATTCGCAATTCCTTGCACCACGTACTGCTACTATTACTATACCCTCTACAACTGTAGGTCAGACTACTACTAGTCATGTAACGATTACAGTTATAACTTTGGGAGATGTAACAATTGATCTCAACCTAGGTGATACAGTTGCGTCTATTGTATTTGAAAATCAAGGTGGAAATAATCATAATATATATTATGTAAATACTATTGGCTCTACACCAACCCAGATATCATCCTGTGGTACTAGTAATATCGCAGAAATTAATACTCTTTTAACCACTACTTCCACAAACGAATGTTTTGTAGATGACAACACTCATGTAACAATTTACACCACTCACCTATCCACCTATGCTCTAACATCTTCCACCGGTGCCACTAGTACTCAAGTACCTGCACCTATTCCATTTACTAGTAGTGGTGATGGCAGTAGCTCAGGAGGCGGCGGCGCAGGTCGTATATTCACTGGTGGTCAAGCCCCAATAATTGCAGAGGCTATTATTCACAAAGTATCTTGGGAAGTCAGCTGA
- a CDS encoding DUF5011 domain-containing protein: MTHSYSEQNATTDDNSLVTIGGDTVNSSLVGNYTVTYDSVDSAGNNATQVNRLVIVSDTIPPVITLNGNSTITLFVGATYNEQNATTDDDSPVTIGGDTVNSSLMGNYTVTYDSVDSAGNNATQVVRTVIISDTPDNTPPVITLIGNATVYVELDSSYSEQNATTDDNSPVTIGGDTVNSSLVGNYTVTYDSVDSAGNNATQVNRLVIVSDTIPPVITLNGNSIITLFVGATYNEQNATTDDDSPVTIGGDTVNSSLMGNYTVTYDSVDSAGNNATQVVRTVIISDTPDNTPPVITLIGNATVYVELDSSYSEQNATTDDNSTSNNWW; encoded by the coding sequence TTGACTCATTCCTACTCTGAGCAAAACGCCACTACTGATGATAACTCTCTAGTAACAATTGGTGGTGACACTGTAAATTCATCTCTCGTGGGAAATTATACCGTCACCTATGACTCTGTTGATTCAGCAGGAAATAATGCCACCCAAGTGAATAGGCTTGTAATTGTTAGTGACACTATTCCCCCAGTAATCACACTGAATGGCAATAGTACCATAACACTATTTGTTGGCGCTACATATAATGAGCAAAACGCCACTACTGATGATGACTCTCCAGTAACAATTGGTGGTGACACTGTAAATTCATCTCTCATGGGAAATTATACCGTCACCTATGACTCTGTTGATTCAGCAGGAAATAATGCCACCCAAGTTGTTAGAACTGTGATAATTTCTGATACACCAGATAATACTCCCCCAGTAATCACACTAATTGGTAATGCTACTGTTTATGTAGAACTTGACTCATCCTACTCTGAGCAAAACGCCACTACTGATGATAACTCTCCAGTAACAATTGGTGGTGACACTGTAAATTCATCTCTCGTGGGAAATTATACCGTCACCTATGACTCTGTTGATTCAGCAGGAAATAATGCCACCCAAGTGAATAGGCTTGTAATTGTTAGTGACACTATTCCCCCAGTAATCACACTGAATGGCAATAGTATCATAACACTATTTGTTGGCGCTACATATAATGAGCAAAACGCCACTACTGATGATGACTCTCCAGTAACAATTGGTGGTGACACTGTAAATTCATCTCTCATGGGAAATTATACCGTCACCTATGACTCTGTTGATTCAGCAGGAAATAATGCCACCCAAGTTGTTAGAACTGTGATAATTTCTGATACACCAGATAATACTCCCCCAGTAATCACACTAATTGGTAATGCTACTGTTTATGTAGAACTTGACTCATCCTACTCTGAGCAAAACGCCACTACTGATGATAACTCTACTAGTAACAATTGGTGGTGA
- a CDS encoding DUF5011 domain-containing protein: protein MTHSYSEQNATTDDNSPVTIGGDTVNSSLVGNYTVTYDSVDSAGNNATQVNRLVIVSDTIPPVITLNGNSTITLFVGATYNEQNATTDDDSPVTIGGDTVNSSLMGNYTVTYDSVDSAGNNATQVVRTVIISDAPDNTPPVITLIGNATVYVELDSSYSEQNATTDDGSLVTIGGDTVNSSLVGNYTVTYDSVDSAGNNATQVNRLVIVSDTIPPVITLNGNSTITLFVGATYNEQNATTDDDSPVTIGGDTVNSSLMGNYTVTYDSVDSAGNNATQVVRTVIISDAPDNTPPVITLIGNATVYVELDSFLL, encoded by the coding sequence TTGACTCATTCCTACTCTGAGCAAAACGCCACTACTGATGATAACTCTCCAGTAACAATTGGTGGTGACACTGTAAATTCATCTCTCGTGGGAAATTATACCGTCACCTATGACTCTGTTGATTCAGCAGGAAATAATGCCACCCAAGTGAATAGGCTTGTAATTGTTAGTGACACTATTCCCCCAGTAATCACACTGAATGGCAATAGTACCATAACACTATTTGTTGGCGCTACATATAATGAGCAAAACGCCACTACTGATGATGACTCTCCAGTAACAATTGGTGGTGACACTGTAAATTCATCTCTCATGGGAAATTATACCGTCACCTATGACTCTGTTGATTCAGCAGGAAATAATGCCACCCAAGTTGTTAGAACTGTAATAATTTCTGATGCACCAGATAATACTCCCCCAGTAATCACACTAATTGGTAATGCTACTGTTTATGTAGAACTTGACTCATCCTACTCTGAGCAAAACGCCACTACTGATGATGGTTCTCTAGTAACAATTGGTGGTGACACTGTAAATTCATCTCTCGTGGGAAATTATACCGTCACCTATGACTCTGTTGATTCAGCAGGAAATAATGCCACCCAAGTGAATAGGCTTGTAATTGTTAGTGACACTATTCCCCCAGTAATCACACTGAATGGCAATAGTACCATAACACTATTTGTTGGCGCTACATATAATGAGCAAAACGCCACTACTGATGATGACTCTCCAGTAACAATTGGTGGTGACACTGTAAATTCATCTCTCATGGGAAATTATACCGTCACCTATGACTCTGTTGATTCAGCAGGAAATAATGCCACCCAAGTTGTTAGAACTGTGATAATTTCTGATGCACCAGATAATACTCCCCCAGTAATCACACTAATTGGTAATGCTACTGTTTATGTAGAACTTGACTCATTCCTACTCTGA
- a CDS encoding DUF5011 domain-containing protein, producing the protein MTHSYSEQNATTDDNSPVTIGGDTVNSSLKGNYTVTYDSVDSAGNNATQVNRLVIVSDTIPPVITLNGNSTITLFVGATYNEQNATTDDDSPVTIGGDTVNSSLMGNYTVTYDSVDSAGNNATQVVRTVIISDAPDNTPPVITLIGNATVYVELDSFLL; encoded by the coding sequence TTGACTCATTCCTACTCTGAGCAAAACGCCACTACTGATGATAACTCTCCAGTAACAATTGGTGGTGACACTGTAAATTCATCTCTCAAGGGAAATTATACCGTCACCTATGACTCTGTTGATTCAGCAGGAAATAATGCCACCCAAGTGAATAGGCTTGTAATTGTTAGTGACACTATTCCCCCAGTAATCACACTGAATGGCAATAGTACCATAACACTATTTGTTGGCGCTACATATAATGAGCAAAACGCCACTACTGATGATGACTCTCCAGTAACAATTGGTGGTGACACTGTAAATTCATCTCTCATGGGAAATTATACCGTCACCTATGACTCTGTTGATTCAGCAGGAAATAATGCCACCCAAGTTGTTAGAACTGTGATAATTTCTGATGCACCAGATAATACTCCCCCAGTAATCACACTAATTGGTAATGCTACTGTTTATGTAGAACTTGACTCATTCCTACTCTGA
- a CDS encoding DUF5011 domain-containing protein → MTHSYSEQNATTDDGSLVTIGGDTVNSSLVGNYTVTYDSVDSAGNNATQVVRTVIISDAPDDTPPVITLIGNATVYVELDSFLL, encoded by the coding sequence TTGACTCATTCCTACTCTGAGCAAAACGCCACTACTGATGATGGTTCTCTAGTAACAATTGGTGGTGACACTGTAAATTCATCTCTCGTGGGAAATTATACCGTCACCTATGACTCTGTTGATTCAGCAGGAAATAATGCCACCCAAGTTGTTAGAACTGTAATAATTTCTGATGCACCAGATGATACTCCCCCAGTAATCACACTAATTGGTAATGCTACTGTTTATGTAGAACTTGACTCATTCCTACTCTGA